One Glycine max cultivar Williams 82 chromosome 4, Glycine_max_v4.0, whole genome shotgun sequence DNA segment encodes these proteins:
- the LOC100791100 gene encoding uncharacterized protein isoform X1 encodes MAKSEPTLVPEWLRSAGSVAGGGSSAHHFAAQSNHSGIFTALKYSSNVAHHTRNRSSKSTNDFDSPRSVFLERTFSANSWRSINGSAKHAYSSFNRSHRDREKDRSNFVDHRDRDCSEPFSDIFPGRIERDTLRRSHSMVSRKQNEILTPRVAVDTKSGGNSNQKSSNDLLSGSSIGISVRKAVFNKDFPSLGAEERQGITEIGRVSSLGLGATASQTLPVGSSTLIGGEGWTSALAEVPTLIGSSSTGSLTLQQTVSPTSGSVHTSTSSGLNMAEALAQTPSRARSTPQVSVKTQRLEELAIKQSRQLIPVTPSMPKALVNNSEKSKPKTAVRNAEMNMAVKNMPQQPSVLHIVNHSVRSGNAKGDAPKTSGKFTDLKSVVWENGVSPTPKDPSSQTNHTNSRTGNNLAVASAAASTPLKKTNNIKSPTERKPTSLDQKLGSTMDKKHSISQVQSRNDFFNLIKKKTLMNSSVLPDSSPVVSSPTMGKSGEVNTEALGSPASPQDLRNDAEVICHGNAHVELNKPDYDRNDTILDEEEAAFLRSLGWVEDSGEDEEGLTEEEINAFYQECMKLGTTRLKLCQGMQPKLSKFSESYATTNLHGASAELSSDSRSEA; translated from the exons ATGGCCAAAAGTGAACCTACATTAGTCCCAGAATGGTTGAGAAGTGCTGGAAGTGTTGCTGGGGGTGGCAGTTCAGCCCACCATTTTGCAGCTCAATCTAATCACTCCGGTATTTTCACTGCCCTGAAAT ATTCTTCTAATGTTGCCCATCACACAAGGAATAGATCATCTAAGTCCACTAATGATTTTGATAGCCCTCGTTCTGTGTTTCTGGAACGAACATTTTCTGCAAATTCTTGGAGGAGTATCAATGGTTCTGCCAAGCATGCCTATAGTAGTTTCAACAGAAGTCACCGTGATAGAGAGAAAGATAGATCAAATTTTGTAGACCACCGGGATCGTGATTGTTCTGAACCATTTTCTGACATCTTTCCTGGAAGGATAGAGAGAGACACTTTACGGCGTTCTCATTCAATGGTTTCCAGGAAACAGAATGAGATTTTGACCCCCCGAGTTGCAGTAGATACCAAATCTGGTGGCAATAGCAACCAGAAAAGCAGTAATGACTTACTTTCTGGCAGTAGTATTGGTATTAGTGTTCGGAAAGCTGTTTTTAATAAGGATTTTCCATCACTTGGAGCTGAAGAGAGGCAGGGCATTACTGAAATAGGGAGAGTTTCATCTCTTGGTTTGGGTGCTACTGCTAGTCAAACTCTACCTGTTGGCAGTTCAACTTTGATTGGTGGGGAGGGATGGACATCTGCTCTAGCTGAGGTACCAACTTTAATTGGAAGCAGTAGTACCGGATCTCTAACGTTGCAACAAACTGTTTCTCCAACTTCTGGGTCTGTACATACAAGTACATCATCTGGTCTTAACATGGCTGAAGCTTTGGCACAGACTCCATCTCGAGCTCGTTCGACTCCCCAG GTGTCTGTCAAAACCCAAAGGCTTGAGGAACTGGCTATTAAGCAGTCAAGGCAGTTGATTCCAGTAACACCATCAATGCCTAAGGCTTTG GTTAATAATTCTGAGAAATCAAAACCCAAGACAGCAGTCAGAAATGCTGAGATGAATATGGCCGTCAAGAACATGCCGCAACAACCCTCTGTTTTGCACATTGTTAATCATTCTGTTCGCAGTGGAAATGCCAAAGGTGATGCTCCGAAAACATCTGGAAAATTTACTGATCTCAAATCAGTGGTGTGGGAAAATGGTGTTTCCCCTACACCTAAGGATCCTTCAAGCCAAACAAATCACACTAACAGTAGAACTGGAAATAATCTTGCTGTTGCTTCAGCAGCTGCTTCTACACCTTTGAAGAAGACCAACAACATCAAATCTCCCACAGAGCGAAAGCCAACTTCTTTGGATCAGAAACTAGGGTCCACTATGGATAAGAAACATTCTATTTCTCAAGTGCAGAGCCGGAATGATTTCTTCAATCTCATTAAGAAGAAAACTCTGATGAACTCCTCAGTTCTTCCAGATTCTAGCCCGGTGGTTTCATCTCCCACAATGGGCAAATCTGGTGAAgtgaatacagaagctcttgGCTCTCCTGCAAGTCCTCAAGATCTTCGAAATGATGCTGAAGTGATTTGCCATGGTAATGCCCATGTAGAGCTTAACAAACCTGATTATGACCGGAATGATACAATTCTTGATGAGGAAGAGGCTGCATTCCTTCGTTCACTTGGCTGGGTGGAGGATTCTGGTGAGGATGAGGAAGGCCTTACAGAAGAGGAGATCAATGCCTTCTATCAGGAG TGTATGAAGTTGGGCACCACCAGATTAAAGCTATGCCAGGGCATGCAGCCAAAGTTGTCCAAGTTTTCTGAATCTTATGCTACGACTAACTTGCATGGAGCTTCTGCTGAATTGAGTTCTGACTCGAGATCTGAAGCTTGA
- the LOC100791100 gene encoding uncharacterized protein isoform X2 has product MAKSEPTLVPEWLRSAGSVAGGGSSAHHFAAQSNHSDSSNVAHHTRNRSSKSTNDFDSPRSVFLERTFSANSWRSINGSAKHAYSSFNRSHRDREKDRSNFVDHRDRDCSEPFSDIFPGRIERDTLRRSHSMVSRKQNEILTPRVAVDTKSGGNSNQKSSNDLLSGSSIGISVRKAVFNKDFPSLGAEERQGITEIGRVSSLGLGATASQTLPVGSSTLIGGEGWTSALAEVPTLIGSSSTGSLTLQQTVSPTSGSVHTSTSSGLNMAEALAQTPSRARSTPQVSVKTQRLEELAIKQSRQLIPVTPSMPKALVNNSEKSKPKTAVRNAEMNMAVKNMPQQPSVLHIVNHSVRSGNAKGDAPKTSGKFTDLKSVVWENGVSPTPKDPSSQTNHTNSRTGNNLAVASAAASTPLKKTNNIKSPTERKPTSLDQKLGSTMDKKHSISQVQSRNDFFNLIKKKTLMNSSVLPDSSPVVSSPTMGKSGEVNTEALGSPASPQDLRNDAEVICHGNAHVELNKPDYDRNDTILDEEEAAFLRSLGWVEDSGEDEEGLTEEEINAFYQECMKLGTTRLKLCQGMQPKLSKFSESYATTNLHGASAELSSDSRSEA; this is encoded by the exons ATGGCCAAAAGTGAACCTACATTAGTCCCAGAATGGTTGAGAAGTGCTGGAAGTGTTGCTGGGGGTGGCAGTTCAGCCCACCATTTTGCAGCTCAATCTAATCACTCCG ATTCTTCTAATGTTGCCCATCACACAAGGAATAGATCATCTAAGTCCACTAATGATTTTGATAGCCCTCGTTCTGTGTTTCTGGAACGAACATTTTCTGCAAATTCTTGGAGGAGTATCAATGGTTCTGCCAAGCATGCCTATAGTAGTTTCAACAGAAGTCACCGTGATAGAGAGAAAGATAGATCAAATTTTGTAGACCACCGGGATCGTGATTGTTCTGAACCATTTTCTGACATCTTTCCTGGAAGGATAGAGAGAGACACTTTACGGCGTTCTCATTCAATGGTTTCCAGGAAACAGAATGAGATTTTGACCCCCCGAGTTGCAGTAGATACCAAATCTGGTGGCAATAGCAACCAGAAAAGCAGTAATGACTTACTTTCTGGCAGTAGTATTGGTATTAGTGTTCGGAAAGCTGTTTTTAATAAGGATTTTCCATCACTTGGAGCTGAAGAGAGGCAGGGCATTACTGAAATAGGGAGAGTTTCATCTCTTGGTTTGGGTGCTACTGCTAGTCAAACTCTACCTGTTGGCAGTTCAACTTTGATTGGTGGGGAGGGATGGACATCTGCTCTAGCTGAGGTACCAACTTTAATTGGAAGCAGTAGTACCGGATCTCTAACGTTGCAACAAACTGTTTCTCCAACTTCTGGGTCTGTACATACAAGTACATCATCTGGTCTTAACATGGCTGAAGCTTTGGCACAGACTCCATCTCGAGCTCGTTCGACTCCCCAG GTGTCTGTCAAAACCCAAAGGCTTGAGGAACTGGCTATTAAGCAGTCAAGGCAGTTGATTCCAGTAACACCATCAATGCCTAAGGCTTTG GTTAATAATTCTGAGAAATCAAAACCCAAGACAGCAGTCAGAAATGCTGAGATGAATATGGCCGTCAAGAACATGCCGCAACAACCCTCTGTTTTGCACATTGTTAATCATTCTGTTCGCAGTGGAAATGCCAAAGGTGATGCTCCGAAAACATCTGGAAAATTTACTGATCTCAAATCAGTGGTGTGGGAAAATGGTGTTTCCCCTACACCTAAGGATCCTTCAAGCCAAACAAATCACACTAACAGTAGAACTGGAAATAATCTTGCTGTTGCTTCAGCAGCTGCTTCTACACCTTTGAAGAAGACCAACAACATCAAATCTCCCACAGAGCGAAAGCCAACTTCTTTGGATCAGAAACTAGGGTCCACTATGGATAAGAAACATTCTATTTCTCAAGTGCAGAGCCGGAATGATTTCTTCAATCTCATTAAGAAGAAAACTCTGATGAACTCCTCAGTTCTTCCAGATTCTAGCCCGGTGGTTTCATCTCCCACAATGGGCAAATCTGGTGAAgtgaatacagaagctcttgGCTCTCCTGCAAGTCCTCAAGATCTTCGAAATGATGCTGAAGTGATTTGCCATGGTAATGCCCATGTAGAGCTTAACAAACCTGATTATGACCGGAATGATACAATTCTTGATGAGGAAGAGGCTGCATTCCTTCGTTCACTTGGCTGGGTGGAGGATTCTGGTGAGGATGAGGAAGGCCTTACAGAAGAGGAGATCAATGCCTTCTATCAGGAG TGTATGAAGTTGGGCACCACCAGATTAAAGCTATGCCAGGGCATGCAGCCAAAGTTGTCCAAGTTTTCTGAATCTTATGCTACGACTAACTTGCATGGAGCTTCTGCTGAATTGAGTTCTGACTCGAGATCTGAAGCTTGA
- the LOC100820532 gene encoding transmembrane protein 50 homolog, with translation MDLLELWAIFGPGVAGAVFGAGWWIWLDAVVCSTVTVPFLHYLPGIFASLAALMFNCVRKEDIDYSPYDEGEWRLKLWLFIAYVVSFVSLAGSAGLLIQDSLDKSAPSVWTGVAGVLQCVFVLICGLVYWTSHPE, from the exons ATGGACTTACTGGAGTTATGGGCAATTTTCGGCCCCGGCGTCGCCGGCGCCGTCTTCGGCGCCGGATGGTGGATCTGGCTTGACGCCGTCGTCTGCAGTACCGTCACCGTTCCCTTCCTTCATTACCTTCCCG gaaTTTTCGCATCTCTTGCGGCTTTGATGTTCAATTGCGTTAGAAAAGAAGACATCGATTATTCTCCCTACGACGAAGGCGAGTGGAG ACTGAAGCTGTGGCTCTTCATTGCATATGTTGTATCCTTTGTTTCTTTAGCTGGATCAGCAGGCCTGCTGATCCAAGATTCACTTGATAAATCCGCCCCTTCAGTTTGGACTGGAGTTGCAGGTGTTTTGCAGTGTGTTTTTGTCTTGATCTG TGGACTGGTATATTGGACTTCTCATCCTGAATAA
- the LOC100775631 gene encoding uncharacterized protein has translation MLCFLCTLLLPAMTGDRCHPWEGMVEVGDAAAVERRCEANFPAEIPRNSAAVREIDYLSQARKALAERSPFDVAEETSTSAAAVTLPGGLASLLNRQGDNRRRLKKSHSGANKRKSSNRANQKKPEDSNIWTETEEYFRDLTLADIDTLFEASRTSSLVSQDCFTIPCLGNAPRHNAVTSNSGNEMEPVPKFNVVVSSEDGEKGEDENKDGEAVESEDELLVIEAIDDVAVEQAPPQDDKSQDISDSSVSLEWFLGCRNRVSLTSERPTKKRRLLGVEAGLEKVVMTCPFDEGQLFCHYCGRGDTGRDSNRLIVCASCKVAVHRKCYGVHDDIDEAWLCSWCKQKVDVDVSVNPCVLCPMKGGALKPVNSSAEGVGSVPFVHLFCSLWMPEVYIDDLKKMEPVMNVGEIKETRKKLVCSVCKAKCGACVRCSHGSCRASFHPLCAREARHRMEVWAKYGNDNVELRAFCLKHSDLPENRSIFPLEGSIAVRNDISEAKGFPVTLPLSGEQNLKDCRNRELASDSSPDKLNHNDEPPDGGLSGCRISAHDDMLGCGAVPQQNVGVVGRANENIDASDSLSFALVLKKLIDRGKVDVKDVALEIGISPDTLTANTNEAYMAPDVQHKIVNWLKAHVYTNAFQKGLKVKFKPANASKNDSGATDGSDTLPMSDSGLLDPVAVKSVPPRRRTTNNIRILKDNNVLCSSEGVTGENGMPVDMCRVGQSDCDNPTNYNEASIPNATEMNLTKSEDIFHEVQGNASGCVSEDKSTACLQNASVLSDHCVVHSASEPPDFGFIKKDAISSYIHPYINKKLLQIRDGVPLEDIICSSDEGNSSLVESFGGSACSSTQNQNLTQVDFSKPDEVNMEQLVRAIKMGLFEFSPQDELEGELVYFQHRLLQNAVAKKRHIDNLIYSVAKSLPHEIDKAHQQRWDEVIVNQYLRDLREAKKQGRKERKHKEAQAVLAAATAAAAASTRALRKDNLDESMQQENLLKLDTLNGRTGACSQPMPRAKETLSRVAVTRTSSEKYSEFCMPTSDLSKEQCKSCDICRRSEFILNPILVCSGCKVSVHLDCYRSVKETTGPWYCELCEDLSSRSSGAAAINFWEKSVVECALCGGTTGAFRKSSDGQWVHAFCAEWVFESTFKRGQIDAVEGMETLQKGVDICCICHHKHGVCMKCCYGHCQTTFHPSCARRAGLYMNVRPTGGKAQHKAYCEKHSLEQKAKAETQKHGIEELKSIRQIRVELERLRLLCERIVKREKIKRELVISSHDILAFKRDHVARSVLARSHFILPDGSSESATTSLKGNTEGYRSCSEPLQRSDDVTVDSSVSAKRRVRVAISMDTDPKLDDDCSTSQSRYNHKILDRSQFSGKKVPQRAAASRNISDEGGWRSKSRKHSETFGKELVMTSDEASMKNSMLPKGYAYVPADCLSNEKHSNEDVYASEPVEHDR, from the exons ATGCTCTGCTTCCTGTGTACGTTGTTGTTGCCGGCGATGACCGGGGACCGATGTCACCCGTGGGAGGGCATGGTGGAGGTTGGTGATGCTGCCGCCGTGGAGAGGCGGTGCGAGGCTAATTTTCCGGCTGAAATTCCTCGCAACTCTGCCGCCGTGCGTGAAATTGATTACTTGTCCCAGGCTAGGAAAGCGCTTGCGGAGCGTTCGCCTTTCGATGTTGCTGAAGAGACGTCGACTTCTGCCGCTGCGGTTACTCTCCCCGGTGGCTTGGCTAGTTTGCTGAACCGGCAGGGTGATAACCGGAGGCGTCTCAAGAAGTCTCATTCTGGCGCGAATAAGAGGAAATCGTCGAATAGGGCAAACCAGAAGAAGCCAGAGGATTCTAACATTTGGACTGAGACGGAGGAGTACTTTAGGGACTTGACCTTGGCTGATATTGACACCTTGTTTGAGGCCTCTCGCACTTCTAGTTTAGTGTCTCAGGACTGTTTCACCATCCCGTGTTTGGGAAATGCTCCTAGGCACAATGCAGTTACTAGTAATAGTGGGAATGAAATGGAGCCTGttccaaaattcaatgtagtaGTTAGTAGTGAGGATGGAGAAAAGGGTGAGGATGAAAACAAGGATGGTGAAGCGGTGGAAAGTGAGGATGAATTGTTGGTAATTGAGGCAATTGACGATGTTGCTGTTGAACAAGCTCCTCCCCAGGACGACAAGAGTCAGGACATTTCTGATTCTTCTGTTAGTCTAGAGTGGTTTTTAGGTTGTAGGAATAGGGTTTCTTTGACTTCTGAGCGCCCTACCAAGAAAAGAAGGCTTTTGGGTGTTGAAGCTGGTTTGGAGAAAGTTGTAATGACTTGTCCTTTTGATGAGGGCCAGCTGTTTTGCCATTATTGTGGCAGGGGAGACACTGGCAGGGATTCCAATAGGTTAATTGTCTGTGCTTCTTGTAAAGTGGCAGTTCACCGAAAGTGCTATGGTGTGCATGATGATATAGATGAGGCTTGGCTGTGCTCCTGGTGCAAGCAAAAGGTTGATGTTGATGTGTCGGTGAATCCTTGTGTTCTTTGCCCAATGAAGGGTGGTGCATTAAAACCAGTTAATAGCAGCGCGGAAGGTGTGGGGTCAGTCCCATTTGTGCACTTGTTTTGCTCTCTGTGGATGCCTGAGGTTTATATAGATGATTTGAAGAAGATGGAACCTGTTATGAATGTGGGAGAAATCAAGGAAACCCGGAAGAAATTAGTGTGTAGTGTTTGCAAAGCAAAGTGTGGTGCATGTGTTCGGTGTAGTCATG GAAGCTGCAGAGCTTCTTTCCATCCTTTATGTGCAAGGGAAGCTAGACATAGGATGGAGGTTTGGGCTAAGTATGGTAATGATAAT GTTGAGTTGCGGGCTTTTTGCTTGAAACACTCAGATCTACCAGAAAACAGAAGCATCTTTCCATTGGAAGGCTCTATCGCAGTTAGGAATGATATCTCAGAAGCCAAAGGCTTTCCAGTGACATTGCCATTGAGTGGTGAACAGAACTTGAAAGATTGCAGGAATCGAGAATTAGCCTCTGATAGTAGTCCTGACAAACTGAACCATAATGATGAACCACCAGATGGAGGATTATCTGGTTGCAGGATAAGTGCTCATGATGACATGTTGGGATGTGGTGCTGTGCCCCAACAAAATGTTGGAGTGGTAGGGAGAGCCAATGAGAATATTGATGCATCTGACTCTCTCAGTTTTGCGCTTGTTTTGAAGAAG TTGATTGATCGAGGAAAAGTTGATGTAAAAGATGTAGCATTGGAGATTGGCATTTCACCAGATACATTAACTGCAAATACCAAT GAAGCTTATATGGCCCCTGATGTCCAACACAAAATAGTCAATTGGCTAAAAGCCCATGTATATACTAATGCATTTCAGAAGGgtttaaaagttaaattcaaACCAGCCAATGCATCCAAAAATGATAGTGGAGCCACAGATGGTTCTGATACTTTACCAATGTCAGATTCGGGTTTGTTGGATCCTGTTGCTGTTAAGTCAGTTCCGCCCAGGAGAAGAACCACCAATAACATTAGAATTTTGAAGGATAATAATGTGTTATGTTCATCTGAAGGGGTTACTGGTGAGAATGGGATGCCGGTGGACATGTGCCGAGTAGGTCAGTCTGACTGTGACAATCCAACAAATTATAATGAAGCATCCATTCCCAATGCAACTGAAATG AACTTAACCAAGTCTGAGGATATTTTTCATGAAGTTCAAG GCAATGCTTCTGGATGTGTCTCAGAAGACAAGTCTACTGCTTGTTTGCAAAATGCTTCTGTGCTTTCTGATCACTGTGTTGTCCATTCTGCTTCAGAACCACCTGATTTTGGTTTCAT AAAGAAGGATGCAATCTCTAGTTACATTCATCCATACATCAACAAGAAATTGCTGCAGATTCGTGATGGGGTGCCCTTGGAGGACATTATAT GTTCAAGTGATGAGGGAAATTCTTCTTTGGTTGAATCCTTTGGGGGTAGTGCCTGCTCAAGTACCCAAAATCAGAACTTAACTCAAGTTGATTTTTCAAAGCCTGATGAAGTAAATATGGAGCAGTTGGTTAGGGCTATAAAAATGGGACTTTTTGAATTTTCTCCACAAGATGAATTGGAGGGGGAACTTGTTTATTTTCAGCATAGATTATTGCAGAATGCAGTTGCAAAAAAGAGGCATATTG ATAACTTAATCTATAGTGTTGCCAAGAGTTTGCCACATGAGATTGATAAGGCACATCAACAAAGATGGGATGAAGTTATTGTTAATCAATATCTGCGTGATCTTAGAGAGGCAAAAAAGCAaggcagaaaagaaagaaagcacaAAGAAGCACAGGCAGTGTTGGCTGCTGCAACTGCTGCTGCAGCAGCATCTACTAGGGCTCTCCGGAAAGACAACTTAGATGAATCAATGCAACAAGAG AATTTGTTAAAATTGGATACTCTAAATGGAAGAACCGGTGCTTGTTCTCAGCCAATGCCTCGAGCCAAAGAGACACTTTCAAGAGTAGCTGTGACAAGAACTTCGTCCGAGAAATATTCAGAATTTTGCATGCCAACCTCAGATTTGTCTAAGGAGCAATGTAAATCATGTGATATTTGCAGACGATCAGAGTTTATTTTAAACCCTATCCTAGTGTGCTCTGGTTGCAAG GTTTCGGTGCACTTGGATTGTTATCGTAGTGTGAAAGAAACAACAGGTCCGTGGTACTGTGAGTTATGTGAAGATTTGTCCTCTAGAAGCTCTGGGGCAGCTGCTATCAATTTCTGGGAGAAGTCTGTTGTAGAATGTGCTCTCTGTGGTGGTACTACTGGTGCTTTTAGAAAGTCTTCTGATGGTCAATGGGTTCATGCCTTCTGTGCTGAG TGGGTTTTTGAGTCTACATTCAAAAGAGGACAAATAGATGCTGTTGAAGGAATG GAAACTTTGCAAAAAGGAGTTGACATTTGTTGCATCTGCCACCACAAGCATGGTGTATGCATGAAg TGTTGCTACGGTCATTGTCAGACCACATTCCATCCATCCTGTGCTAGAAGAGCTGGTTTGTACATGAATGTGAGGCCTACTGGTGGCAAGGCTCAACACAAAGCTTACTGTGAAAAACATAGTTTGGAGCAGAAGGCAAAG GCTGAAACTCAAAAACATGGAATTGAAGAGTTAAAAAGTATCAGGCAGATTAGG GTTGAACTAGAGAGATTACGTCTCCTTTGTGAAAGAATTGTCAAACGTGAAAAAATAAAG AGGGAATTGGTAATATCTTCACATGACATACTGGCCTTTAAAAGAGATCATGTTGCTAGGTCGGTGCTGGCTCGTAGCCATTTCATCCTTCCGGATGGTAGTTCAGAATCAGCTACAACGTCCCTTAAAGGGAACACAGAGGGTTACAGATCATGCAGTGAACCACTCCAAAGATCGGATGATGTTACTGTGGACAGTTCAGTTTCTGCCAAGCGCCGTGTCAGAGTCGCCATATCTATGGACACAGACCCAAAATTGGACGATGACTGCTCAACCTCTCAAAGTCGATACAACCACAAGATTCTTGATAGATCACAATTTTCTGGCAAGAAAGTTCCTCAGAGAGCCGCTGCATCACGCAATATTTCCGATGAAGGTGGATggagatccaaatctagaaag CATTCGGAGACATTCGGAAAAGAGCTTGTTATGACGTCAGATGAAGCATCTATGAAGAATTCAATGCTACCTAAAGGATATGCATATGTTCCTGCTGATTGCTTGTCAAATGAGAAGCACTCTAACGAGGACGTATATGCTAGTGAACCAGTGGAGCATGATAGGTAG
- the LOC100776177 gene encoding uncharacterized protein → MGNENHYHHQFYYQKSTFLPMLCSRPSIKEVTLPRFRDPSASSGNDPLSPRISCMGQVKRNNKISGIPPSHRLTFTTKTDNTNRNTTSSPIVKYSKLKKLFSGKNFIISTPKTTTATTTFSSCRSRHQEVSDMPKNQKCLSNNVVFNKSIEEMDPPLPVVKRVCKLEEPKELDSLWKRRSGTDRPALKSLQLQQINHPRICVQPPTV, encoded by the coding sequence ATGGGTAATGAAAACCATTACCACCATCAGTTTTACTATCAGAAAAGCACATTCCTTCCAATGCTTTGTTCAAGGCCTTCCATCAAAGAGGTGACTCTTCCTCGATTCAGAGACCCTTCTGCTTCTTCTGGCAACGACCCTTTGTCCCCAAGAATCAGTTGTATGGGTCAGGTCAAGAGAAACAACAAAATAAGCGGCATTCCACCCTCTCATAGACTCACTTTCACAACCAAAACCGACAACACCAACAGAAACACTACCTCCTCCCCTATTGTCAAATACTCCAAGCTCAAAAAACTCTTCTCTGGCAAGAACTTTATTATTAGCACCCCAAAAACCACCACAGCCACCACCACCTTCTCAAGCTGCAGATCAAGGCATCAAGAAGTTTCAGATATGCCCAAAAACCAAAAGTGTCTTAGCAACAATGTTGTTTTCAACAAAAGCATTGAGGAAATGGATCCTCCTTTGCCTGTGGTCAAAAGAGTGTGCAAATTGGAAGAACCAAAAGAATTGGATAGTCTCTGGAAAAGAAGATCAGGTACGGATAGGCCTGCACTCAAAAGTTTGCAGCTTCAACAGATTAACCATCCAAGGATTTGTGTTCAGCCTCCAACTGTTTGA